The DNA region ccaaaaatatttctaaattaccAATTTCAAAGGCATGAAAGTAAATTTTATGTATGACATGTGTACACACATGcacccaaaaaaaaaaaaaaagacgaaaaagcttcacattttcaactaCTGTCATCtttactttacttttaaaaaaattaaaacttcagAGTATGTCTGAAGTGTTAGATTACAGAtttgttcaatattttaaatgtttgcaaaatgaatgatttttaatgatagaGGCTTTTGTTTAGTTCATTTATGTACAAAGAATTGGGTGTAGATTATGAAATCAGCAATGGACTTTGTACTAAACAAATTAGCCATGTAAGTGGTGTGTGCCTAAAGACTTTTGTATAGGGCTCTGGATTACAAGGAAAGATTTTGTTGTGTGATTTTTATTAACTCTTCTGATTAAGGGATAAACTTTAATCTGTTTTACAGAACAATAAATTTATATAGGATATTGTGGTTAAAGCATTAATTTTACAGATTGCAATGAAAGTAAAGAAGAAAcaaataaaagacaaaaataaatattttttcctcaaaacactaaaaaatcaattaaggaacatgaaattttaattaCCAACATTTCATGATTTATAAATGATGTTGTAACTTGTGCAGTGTATTGAAGCATGTTCTCCTGTTTTGTAGGTTAACAACTGTGCTGGGAAGCTTAGCCAGCTTCTCCAAGATCTCGGGGAGCAGCGACGATGACTGGATAGACCGCCTCAACCACCTGTGGACTGTGGTGCTCATGACCTTGTTTGCGGTAGTGACCTCCTCCGGACAGTATGCAGGGAACCCCATTGAATGCTGGGTACCTGCCGAGTTTACCGGAGCATACACAAGTTATGCCAAATCTTACTGTTGGATTTCCAATACGTATTATGTTCCTCAGGAGGAACCAATTCCACACAGGATATCAGACAGGTACAATCAAGAATTAACTTACTACCAGTGGGTACCCATCATTCTGATGTTTCAGGCACTTATGTTTAAAGTTCCCAATATTGTTTGGCGAATGATGAATGGACAGTCTGGTGTGAACATGGAAAGGATAATTGCCCTCTCCGAAAATGGAATGATGGGAGATCCAGATGACAGAATGAAAAATATCTCGCACCTTGCCAAGTACTTGAACCGCTGGATTGAGACTCATCGAGAATACAGATACAACTTCATCGTAAAGATGCGGGAGAAATATTCTAACGTGCTTTGTTTTTGCTGTGGAAAAAGAGATGGCACTTTTCTGACGGGattctatatttttatcaagtttTTGTACTGTGCCAATGTTGTAGGACAGTT from Crassostrea angulata isolate pt1a10 chromosome 7, ASM2561291v2, whole genome shotgun sequence includes:
- the LOC128191766 gene encoding innexin unc-9-like isoform X1; this encodes MSTHRGLTTVLGSLASFSKISGSSDDDWIDRLNHLWTVVLMTLFAVVTSSGQYAGNPIECWVPAEFTGAYTSYAKSYCWISNTYYVPQEEPIPHRISDRYNQELTYYQWVPIILMFQALMFKVPNIVWRMMNGQSGVNMERIIALSENGMMGDPDDRMKNISHLAKYLNRWIETHREYRYNFIVKMREKYSNVLCFCCGKRDGTFLTGFYIFIKFLYCANVVGQFFLLNAFMATDFNMFGFEVIENFIYDRNWRESPRFPRVTLCDFKIRQLANVQTFTVQCVLPINLFNEKIFIFLWFWFFIVAALSFGNLFHWIYQIVFGENKVTYVRKYLKVAGEIHTNFDKKLSRKFAEHYLRSDGIFVLRMVGKNTSAMFMTDLVQLLWKTFKEEHCSMKNGVTEVEETPLMNGNCQMGDMEPPSLKSKL
- the LOC128191766 gene encoding innexin unc-9-like isoform X2, with the translated sequence MLTTVLGSLASFSKISGSSDDDWIDRLNHLWTVVLMTLFAVVTSSGQYAGNPIECWVPAEFTGAYTSYAKSYCWISNTYYVPQEEPIPHRISDRYNQELTYYQWVPIILMFQALMFKVPNIVWRMMNGQSGVNMERIIALSENGMMGDPDDRMKNISHLAKYLNRWIETHREYRYNFIVKMREKYSNVLCFCCGKRDGTFLTGFYIFIKFLYCANVVGQFFLLNAFMATDFNMFGFEVIENFIYDRNWRESPRFPRVTLCDFKIRQLANVQTFTVQCVLPINLFNEKIFIFLWFWFFIVAALSFGNLFHWIYQIVFGENKVTYVRKYLKVAGEIHTNFDKKLSRKFAEHYLRSDGIFVLRMVGKNTSAMFMTDLVQLLWKTFKEEHCSMKNGVTEVEETPLMNGNCQMGDMEPPSLKSKL